The sequence below is a genomic window from Nocardia fluminea.
TCCGTCGCAAGCTCCGCGCCATGCCCGCCGATCTCGACCGCACCAAGGCCACGCGCCGCCTGGTGGACATGCTCGCCCGCCGTGGTTACAGCTCGTCAACGGCGTTCGCGGTGGTGAAAGCCGAACTGTCGCAGACGGATCTATGAGGCCGTCTCGGACGTGGTACTACGAGCCGAACGGCCCGGGAAGTCCGCGTGGGGTCCCAGGGGAAAGCCGCGGTGTGACCGAGTTTTCGGCTGCGCGGACAAGCGCCGAACTGCCGCGAGGGCGGTACATGGCGCGTAAGATGATCACGCTCGGCGAAACCTGTTTCAGCGCAGGCTGATTCGCCGCATCGGTGACGACGTGGAGGTGGGGACGGGATGTTTCACCCCGGTTCGGGGTGGGAAATCCGGGGAGCAGGGCCGTAGGCGGCCGCCGGACGACGGGGAGGTGGACCCTGGACGCGTTGTGGTCGTTCGTGGTGAACCGGCGGGAGCAATTGCTGGTCGATTCCTATCTGCACGTCTCGGCGGTGGTGCAGTCGCTGGCGCTGGCGACCGTCCTCGCGGTGGCGCTCGGTGTGCTGGTGTATCGGAGTCCGCTCGGGTCCGCCGCCGCCACCGCTACGGCGGGCGCGATTCTCACGGTGCCCTCGTTCGCGTTGCTCGGACTGCTGATCCCGTTCCTCGGGCTCGGTGTCGGGCCGACGATCGTGGCCCTCGTGCTCTACGCGCTGTTGCCGATCCTGCGGAACACGGTGCTCGGGCTGTCGTCGGTGGATCCGGCGGTGACCGATGCCGCGCGCGGTGTCGGGATGAACCGGTTGCGGCTGCTGACCAAGATCGAACTGCCCTTGGCGTGGCCGTCCATTCTCACCGGAATGCGGGTCAGTACCCAGATGATCATGGGCATCCTGGCGCTGGCGGCCTACGCGAAGGGCCCCGGTCTGGGCAACGTGATCTTCTCCGGACTCTCGCGCCTCGGCAGCCCGAACGCGGTGCCGCAGGCACTCACCGGCACCGTCCTCATCGTCGTACTCGCGCTCGCACTCGACGGCGTCCTGGTTCTGCTCGGACGACTCACTATTCCGAGGGGAATTCGTGACTGACATCGAAACCACCGAGGCGGCAGGCGCCGGCGCGGTCTCCGGCGTCGAGATCGTCCTCGACCGCGTCACCAAACGCTATCCCGAACAGCCCGAACCCGCGGTCGACGAGGTCTCCATGACCATCCCGGCGGGGGAGATCGTGGTGCTGGTCGGGCCGTCCGGCTGTGGCAAGACCACCACCATGCGGATGATCAACCGGCTGATCGAGCCCACCTCGGGCACCGTCACCATCGGCGGCCGCGACGCGGGCGCGATCGACGCCGACGAATTGCGCCGCGGCATCGGCTATTCGATCCAGCAGGCCGGACTGTTCCCGCACATGACCGTCGCCAAGAACATCGCCACGGTGCCCGGCTTGCTCGGCTGGGACCGCCGCCGCATCGCCGAGCGCACCGACGAGATGCTCACTCTCGTCGGCCTCGACCCCGGCACGTACCGCAACCGCTACCCCCGCCAGCTCTCCGGTGGACAGCAGCAGCGCGTCGGCGTCGCCAGGGCGCTGGCCGCCGACCCGCCCGTGCTGCTCATGGACGAACCCTTCGGCGCGGTCGATCCGATCACCCGCGCGCTCCTGCAGGACGAATTGCTCCGGCTGCAGAGCGAACTCGGCAAGACCATCGTCTTCGTCACCCACGACTTCGGGGAAGCGGTGAAGCTGGGCGACCGCATCGCCGTGCTCGGTGACCGCTCCCGCATCCTGCAGTACGACACCCCCGCCGCGATCCTGGCGGCTCCCGCCGACGAGACGGTCGCCGGCTTCGTCGGTGCCACCGCCACCATCGACCGCCTCGGCCTCACCGTGCTCGCCGACCTCGACCTGGACCGAGGCGTCACCGTCACCGCCGACACCACCCCCACAGCCTTCGGCACCGCCCTGCGCGACGCGGACCGCACCTGGGGCATCGTGCTCGACGCGCAGCGCCGGCCACTCCGGCGAGTAACGACGGACGAACTCGCCCACGCGGATTCGCTGCACGACCTCGGCACCCCGATCGGCACCACCCTCCCCGCCGACGCCACGCTGCAAGACGCGCTCGCCGCGCTGCTCACCGAACGCACCGCCTCCGCCGTCGTCGTCGACAACACCGGCACCTACGCCGGAACGGTCACCGTCGACACCCTGATCGATCACCTCGCCGCGACCGAAACGGCATCGCCATGACGACGACCGAATCGCGTCGTAGGCCGATCTCCCACGAACCCGCTGTGCCCGCAGGCTGTCCCGCGCATGATCGTGGTCCACACAGGGCGCGCCCGATCTGCGCTGGTTCGGCGTCGGCGAGCCGAATCGGCCTGATCCCGGAGGGCCGTGACGCCGGAGCCCAGGGGTCAGCGCTACGCCGGCTGATCGACGCGAACCCGGCGAGGAGGACGACGCCGTGACGAATTCTGTTGCCGCCTCTTCGCGCTCGATTGTCGATGTTCCCGCTGCGACCGCCGCCCCCGCGAATCAGCGGCGCGCCGAATACCTCCGGTTGCTGGTCCAGCCCGTGATCGTGCTGATCCTCACCGTCGGGGTGCTCGTCTGGGCGTTCCGGCGCGATCTCACCGTCACCCAGCAGGCCAGTATCAGCGTGAGCAATGTCGCCCAGGTGACCTGGCAGCACATCCTGATCACGGCCGCGGTGGTGCTCATCGTCGTGGTGCTGGCCGTACCGCTCGGAACCGTGCTCACCAGGCACCGATTCCGCCGTCTCGCACCACTGTTCGTCGGTATCGCCAATATCGGGGCATCCGCTCCGGCCATCGGGCTGATCGTGCTGTGTTACCTGGTCACCCGCACCACCGGCTTCTGGGTGGGGGTCGCGCCGATCGCGTTCTGCTCGCTGCTGCCGGTGCTGCGCAATACGATCCTGGGCTATCAGGAGGTCGACCCGGCCCTCATCGACGCGGGCAGAGGACAGGGTATGTCGGCGGGACTCGTGTTGCGCCGCATCGAGTTCCCCCTCGCGGTGCCCTATATCCTGGCGGGCCTGCGGACCTCGTTGGTGCTGGCCGTCGGCACCGCCACCCTGTCGTTCATGGTGAGCGCCGGTGGGCTCGGCATTCTCATCGACACCGGCTACAAACTGCGCGACACCGTGACCCTCACGCTCGGCGCGGTTCTCGCCGTCGCGCTGGCGCTGTTCATCGACTGGCTCGGCGCACTGGCCGAACAGTTCCTCGGCCCGAGGGGGTTGCGGTGAGATTCACCGGGTTGCTGCGCGGGATCGCCCCGATCCTGAGCGTGCTGGTGCTCGCGAGTTGCGGTCTCCAGTCGGGTGGTTCGGTGCCGCTGCCCGTGGGGCCGGGCAGCATCGAGCCGGTGCCCGAACTCGACGGCGTCGCGGTCACCGTGGGCTCCAAGGACTTCACCGAGGCCAACATCCTCGGCTACATGATCGAATTCGCGTTGACCGCCGCGGGCGCGAACGTGCGTGACCTGACGAATATCCAGGGCTCCAACAGTCTGCGCGACGCGCAACTCAACGGCCAGATCGATATCGCCTACGACTACACCGGCACCGGCTGGATCAACTACCTCGGCAAGGAGAAGCCGATCCCCACCGAGGCGGCTCAGTTCGACGCGGTCCGCGACGCCGACCTGGCCGAACACAACATGGTCTGGGCGGCGATGGCGCCGATGAACAACACCTACGCCCTCGTCACGAGCAAGGGCACCGCCGAGGAAACGGGCGTGCGCACGCTGTCGGACTACGCGAAGCTCATCGCGAAGGATCCCGGCGCCGCGGCCACCTGTGTGGGGACCGAGTTCAACGTCCGCCCGGACGGTTATCCGGGGCTGGCCGCCGCCTACGGGATCGATACCGGCAAGGCCCAGCGCCAGATCGTCCAGGACGCGCTCGTCTACCAGGCCACCGCCGACGCGAAACAGTGCCGCTTCGGCTCGGTCGCCGCGACCGACGGCCGCATCCCCGCCCTGGAACTGGTGCTGCTCGAAGACGACAAGGCCTTCTTCCCGAAGTACAACGCCTCGCTGGTCATGCACCGCGACTTCGCCGAGGCGCACCCCCGGGTCGTTCAGGTGATGGCGCCGATCTCCGCCCGCCTCACCAACGAGGTGATCACCGAACTCAACCGTCAGGTCGATATCGACGGCCGCGAACCCGCCGACGTCGCCCGCGACTGGATGGTCGCCGAGGGTTTGGTCACCGTCGGCTGAGCTACCGGGGCGGTTTGCTGAACTGTTACCCGCGTCTGCCCGAGATGTCCGGAACGCGCGGGTCGCTCACATCGACGCCTCAGCTTCTCGGGCCATGATGGACGGCGGTGGGGACAACCGGAAACCGGGACGCACAGCGGTGGGGGTGCCGCGTCCAGACTGGGAGGCTGACGTATGACCATCGAATTCCGCAAGGTGACAGTCCTCGGGACGGGGGTGCTCGGATCCCAGATCGCCTTCCAGGCGGCCTTTCACGGGTTCGACGTCACCGCCTACGACATCGACGACGCGGCGCTCACCGCCGCGCGCACCCGCTTCGACGGACTCGCCACGGTGTACCAGCAGGACGTGGCAGGCGCCGACGCGAGCAACACCGCGGCGACCGCGGCGGGCATCACCCTGACCGCCGACCTCGCCACCGCGGCGGCCGAGGCGGACCTCATCATCGAGGCGGTGCCGGAGGTACTCGAGATCAAACGCGACCTGTACGGCAAGCTCGGTGCGCTCGCGCCCGAACGCACGGTGTTCGCGACGAACTCCTCGACGCTGCTGCCCAGTGACATCGTCGACTACACCGGGCGCCCCGATCGTTTCCTGGCCCTGCACTTCGCCAACCATGTCTGGAAGTTCAACACCGCCGAGGTGATGGGCACCGACCGAACCGATCCGGCGGTGTTCGCCGCCGTGGCCGATTTCGCGAAGGCGATCGGCATGGTGCCGATCGAATTGCACAAGGAGAAGGCGGGTTACGTCCTCAACTCGCTCCTGGTGCCGTTCCTGAACTCCGGAATCGAACTCGCCGCGGGCGGATACGCCGAACCCGCGGCGGTCGACGAGACCTGGCGCATCGCCACCGGCGCGCCCATGGGCCCGTTCCAGATCCTCGACATCGTCGGCCTGACCACGCCGTACAACATCCTGATCAACGGCAGCGCCGCGCACAAGAAGCTCGCGGCCTGGC
It includes:
- a CDS encoding ABC transporter permease, which gives rise to MDALWSFVVNRREQLLVDSYLHVSAVVQSLALATVLAVALGVLVYRSPLGSAAATATAGAILTVPSFALLGLLIPFLGLGVGPTIVALVLYALLPILRNTVLGLSSVDPAVTDAARGVGMNRLRLLTKIELPLAWPSILTGMRVSTQMIMGILALAAYAKGPGLGNVIFSGLSRLGSPNAVPQALTGTVLIVVLALALDGVLVLLGRLTIPRGIRD
- a CDS encoding ABC transporter ATP-binding protein, producing MTDIETTEAAGAGAVSGVEIVLDRVTKRYPEQPEPAVDEVSMTIPAGEIVVLVGPSGCGKTTTMRMINRLIEPTSGTVTIGGRDAGAIDADELRRGIGYSIQQAGLFPHMTVAKNIATVPGLLGWDRRRIAERTDEMLTLVGLDPGTYRNRYPRQLSGGQQQRVGVARALAADPPVLLMDEPFGAVDPITRALLQDELLRLQSELGKTIVFVTHDFGEAVKLGDRIAVLGDRSRILQYDTPAAILAAPADETVAGFVGATATIDRLGLTVLADLDLDRGVTVTADTTPTAFGTALRDADRTWGIVLDAQRRPLRRVTTDELAHADSLHDLGTPIGTTLPADATLQDALAALLTERTASAVVVDNTGTYAGTVTVDTLIDHLAATETASP
- a CDS encoding ABC transporter permease, giving the protein MVDVPAATAAPANQRRAEYLRLLVQPVIVLILTVGVLVWAFRRDLTVTQQASISVSNVAQVTWQHILITAAVVLIVVVLAVPLGTVLTRHRFRRLAPLFVGIANIGASAPAIGLIVLCYLVTRTTGFWVGVAPIAFCSLLPVLRNTILGYQEVDPALIDAGRGQGMSAGLVLRRIEFPLAVPYILAGLRTSLVLAVGTATLSFMVSAGGLGILIDTGYKLRDTVTLTLGAVLAVALALFIDWLGALAEQFLGPRGLR
- a CDS encoding glycine betaine ABC transporter substrate-binding protein; amino-acid sequence: MRFTGLLRGIAPILSVLVLASCGLQSGGSVPLPVGPGSIEPVPELDGVAVTVGSKDFTEANILGYMIEFALTAAGANVRDLTNIQGSNSLRDAQLNGQIDIAYDYTGTGWINYLGKEKPIPTEAAQFDAVRDADLAEHNMVWAAMAPMNNTYALVTSKGTAEETGVRTLSDYAKLIAKDPGAAATCVGTEFNVRPDGYPGLAAAYGIDTGKAQRQIVQDALVYQATADAKQCRFGSVAATDGRIPALELVLLEDDKAFFPKYNASLVMHRDFAEAHPRVVQVMAPISARLTNEVITELNRQVDIDGREPADVARDWMVAEGLVTVG
- a CDS encoding 3-hydroxyacyl-CoA dehydrogenase, with the translated sequence MTIEFRKVTVLGTGVLGSQIAFQAAFHGFDVTAYDIDDAALTAARTRFDGLATVYQQDVAGADASNTAATAAGITLTADLATAAAEADLIIEAVPEVLEIKRDLYGKLGALAPERTVFATNSSTLLPSDIVDYTGRPDRFLALHFANHVWKFNTAEVMGTDRTDPAVFAAVADFAKAIGMVPIELHKEKAGYVLNSLLVPFLNSGIELAAGGYAEPAAVDETWRIATGAPMGPFQILDIVGLTTPYNILINGSAAHKKLAAWLQENYIDKGKLGVATGEGFYRYGD